One part of the Musa acuminata AAA Group cultivar baxijiao chromosome BXJ1-5, Cavendish_Baxijiao_AAA, whole genome shotgun sequence genome encodes these proteins:
- the LOC103985992 gene encoding uncharacterized protein At3g17950, producing MPHSSLLLHHRLVSFNPPFHLVVLLRLYFCPGNFYGAMDPDTYLIPSSPSDDSISSSDLDTESTASFFPDRSTTLGSLMGVTYAEAAAHSMRLPSWREHGGGGGTTAGEAERRPKPRAAEKRRRRVRWGRRRLWRLCGNDMAGPTSLGEFLQRERRMAGGSDGAEGIYDFGGPAEHVAVGGEALFADGRVLPPAPAAERRRRRVEYLRRLRCCCSPGSVAGGSGRIVISSFVQMEGKRNDKNNVSFKFHTLFFSLISAKRFLS from the exons ATGCCccactcctctcttcttctccaccATCGTCTCGTCTCTTTCAATCCTCCGTTCCATCTCGTCGTCCTCCTGCGCCTCTATTTCTGTCCAGGAAACTTCTACGGAGCCATGGATCCGGACACCTATCTCATCCCTTCGTCTCCCTCCGACGACTCTATTTCCTCCTCCGATCTCGACACCGAG TCAACGGCGTCCTTCTTCCCCGACCGGAGCACGACGCTGGGGAGCCTGATGGGCGTCACCTACGCCGAGGCCGCTGCCCACTCGATGAGGCTTCCGTCGTGGCGGGAGCACGGTGGCGGCGGAGGAACCACCGCCGGGGAAGCGGAGAGGAGGCCGAAGCCGAGGGCAGCGGAGAAGCGGCGGCGGCGCGTCCGCTGGGGGAGGAGGCGCTTGTGGCGGCTGTGCGGGAACGACATGGCGGGGCCGACCTCTCTGGGAGAGTTCCTCCAAAGGGAGCGGCGGATGGCCGGAGGTAGCGACGGGGCGGAGGGGATCTACGACTTCGGCGGCCCCGCGGAGCACGTGGCAGTGGGCGGCGAGGCTCTGTTCGCGGACGGGAGGGTGCTACCACCTGCTCCGGCTGCGGAGCGGCGACGGCGGCGTGTGGAGTATTTGCGACGGCTCCGATGCTGCTGCTCACCGGGATCTGTGGCGGGAGGGAGTGGTAGAATCGTGATTTCGAGCTTCGTCCAGATGGAAGGAAAAAGAAACGATAAGAACAATGTCTCCTTCAAGTTCCACACTCTGTTCTTTTCTTTAATTTCCGCAAAAAGATTTCTTTCGTAA